A stretch of DNA from Coccidioides posadasii str. Silveira chromosome 1, complete sequence:
CCTTTTTTTGTCCAATTCAGGCTTATAATCCCGATCGAActcctttctcttttcttcaacGGCCTGAAAGAACTCATCAATACCCTGGCCTGTCATCGAACTCACTCCAACCACGCTGAGATGTCGATAAAACTCCTCGAGCATCAAGCTCATGCTGTTCAAAAAGGAGCCCATGTACCCACTTCCACCACCCATGCCCCCAACTCCGCCCTCCGCACCGCCAAAAGCGCCCCCCTCCTCTTCCTGCCGAAGCGCAGCCTGAAAAGCTTCAAAATCAGACATCCATTCTTTCGCGAATTCCGCATCTTTAACATCAGTCTTATTAAAAACTAGGATCATAGGTAGTTTCGTCTTATATAGGATGCTGCAAGCGTAAAGCATATTGCTCATGAACGTGCTGGTCGAGCTCGTCCGCGGCGTGTCAATAACATAAGCGATAACCGTCGGGAACGAGGATGCCAACGATTCCAGTAAAATGCTGCCCGATGCACTCCATACGAATACTTCTATCTGGCCCGGCGTGTCAACGAGAATGTGCCTGAATTGCTTTGCGGTGGGGCTCTGCGCGGGGTCGGCGAGAGTCCGCTTCTCCAAAATAGAAAGGATCTGATCAACTTTGGTTGCGAAAAGATTCAGCGACGTGAGAATTCCCCCGTTGGGTCCCAGGTTATACTGCTTCATGACTTCTTTGTAGTTAATTGAGTCTCGGATGTCAATATTGCTCTCGAATGGAACTGAGTGTACGGCGGGGTCGAGGTTGACGACGTAGGGAGGTTGATGCTTAGAGTAAAGATGAGAGTTGATGCGCTGCATAAAAGTTGTTTTCCCGGAACCTAATGAGAGGAATTGTTCATCAGCCCATGTTCCAAAAGAAAAACATTTACGTTGAGAAAGCTCTTTGTGCGGATGTATATGTATACCTGCCATGCCGACGCAGACGACGGCAACCGGTGGCTTCGCCATACTTGCAAATGTCGTTTGTAGCAGTGAAAAAAATAGATTATATGTGCGGGAAAGCTCAAGAGCAAGCCAAAAggtaaaaaagaaaattataATGTGTGTAGCCAAAGGAGGGGTCGCGTTTGAGTGAAGTTTTATGCGGACTCGAATTAATTCTGGTGCTTTTCGCGCTGAGGCAAAATTGATGATCCAGCGCCAGACGTCATCAACCAACCTTGCTGCTTGACCACAACACGAACGTTGCAGGTCTgcaaaaaaacaatttgGAGCCTCTGAAGCCTGAACAAACATAACAGGGGCCAATTAGGACTTGTCATGCCAAAAATACCACGAATGTATCATACACATCCAGCATGACCTTGGAAGACTTCGAACGAGAGCTAGCGGAGAGTCAGCaagagagggagaagagagaaaggcGACGGGAGAAACACGGAGAACGAAACCGTGACCGAGATCGAGATCGAGATCGCGATCGGGAGCGACGCTCATACCGAGAAAAAAACGAGCACAAGGACAGAGAAAGGGAAAGAGACAGAGACAAAAATGGGGATCGATCTCGGCACCATAGCGACAGGCCCCATCACCATCATTCATCGAGGCATCGTAGCAATCACTCCGATAGCGAACACGCGCACAAACATAAGCGGTCGAGACACCATTCCTCCAGCAATGCAGATGATGGAGAACGGAGTCGCAAGCGCAGGCTTCGACACGATTCTCGGGATGAAAGAGACGAGGAGAGATCAAAGGAACATCGTGATCCCGGGTTAGTGCTTCAAGAGGAGCCGTCCAAGTTACAGCGCGATGCATGGATGGAAGCTCCATCTGCTCTTGAGGTGGACTACGTTCAGCGGAGACAACAAAAACCTCCATCACCAAGGGCGAAAATGCTGCAGGCAGACTTCGAATATAAGCTACATGAAAAAGAGTTGAATCGGCATCTACATGACCTGCAAGAAGATGACCCCGAGCGTGCTGCGGTGGAACAGCCAGCGGAGCATGAAGTTGATTATACATTTGGTGATTCTGGATCACACTGGCGGATGACAAAGCTCAAAGCAGTTTATAGACAAGCGGAAGAGGAAGGCCGGAAGCTGGAAGAAGTCGCGATTGAGCGATATGGCGATCTGCGCTCCTTCGACGATGCACGGGAGGAAGAAATTGAGCTTGGTCGGAGAGATCGACTTGGAAATGGCTACGTCGGGAAGATAAAGCCCAATGGAGATCTATACCAGGAGCGAAAACTTGAAATGGGTGTGAGTAGGGACGAAGGCGCAACCATGCAGGGCGAAGAAATTGAAACTACTCTCCACGAGGAGCGAATGGAGACGAACCCTCCCTCTCAGTCGACCAAACCATTAGATTCTACGGCTCTGAATCGTCTCAAGGCCCAGATGATGAAAGCCAAACTACGGGGCTCGTCTAATGCTGCAGACTTGGAGGCACAATATAATGCTGCGGTGGCAGCCGCTGCAAATCGGAAGGAATCCGACGTTGTGGTGTTGGGAGTTATGGAGAACAGAATGCTGGCTGGTCACAGGGCCGAAGTGAAAGCCGTAGAGAGTAAGAGAGGGCGTGAAAGGGGGCTTGTGCAAGAGAACGAGGATATGAGCATTGAAGACATGGTTCGCGAAGAGCGTAGAACCAGAGGTCAAGCAGGCGGAGAAGGAATGCGATTCGCTGAACGAATTGCTAAAGATGCAAAGTTTGATGTGAGTATTCTGCAAATCAACCctttaaaaagaaaggtaTGATATTGACGCGTTATTCGCTTAGAATGATCTCGAATACATGGATGAGAATGCCGCGAAGCTGGCAAAGCGTGTCCAAAAATCTGAGTTAAATATTAAGAATACTGCCATCAACGAATTTCAGAAGATGAATCGCATTCTAGATAACTGCCCATTATGCTATCGCGAGGACACAGAGACCCCGCCGATAGCGCCAGTGGTATCACTGGCGACAAGGGTATATCTGACGCTCCCGACTGAGCCTGAGTTGAGCGAAGGAGCGGCTTGTATTGTTCCCATCCAGCACCGGACCAATCTCCTCGAATGCGACGACGATGAGTGGGAAGAAATTCGAAATTTCATGAAATGTTTAACGAGAATGTACCACGATCAAGGGCGAGAGGTTATCTTTTATGAAAATGCGGCTCGGCCCCAGCAAAGGCGGCACGCCACTATGGAGGTGGTTCCACTTCCCTATAGTCTTGGAGAGACGGCATCCGCTTTTTTCAAAGAGGCTATTCTCTCGGCCGACGAGGAATGGACACAGCACAAGAAAGTGATTGATACACTCGCCAAGTCTCGACAAGGCCTTGGGAAACTGGCGTTTCGCCGTACGTTGGCGAAGGAAATGCCCTATTTCCATGTTTGGTTCGAGCTTGACGGCGGATTGGGCCATATCGTCGAAGACGGTAATCGTTGGCCACGTGGAGACTTGTTTGCGCGGGAGATCATTGGGGGAATGCTTGATCTAGAGCCGGATGTCATTAAGCGGCAAGGTAGATGGCAGAAGGGTGGTGATCGCAGAGTGGAGGGGTTTAAGAAACGATGGAAGAAGTTCGACTGGACGAGAGTTTTGGCTGCGGAATGATAGGGACCCCAAGGAAATTTTGAACCTCGTTGGATTTTTCGAGACCGCTGTGCGTCCGGGGCTACTTGAGATTTCTTTTCGCATGGACGAATTATGGATTTGCATGATGTCGAATCTATTCGTAATATCACCTTGCATCAAATCTTTGCTTTAGCCGGTCGGGTCATGGAGGGATCTGTTAGATTCGGAGCGAGCGTCGGTTTGCGTTCGTTGCATCTTCACATTAAGACACTGTTCTATTTTTGAGACATGAAAAAGCAAAGCAACCATACCAGAGTTAAAACCGGTTGCAGTGAGTGCGTTTCGAGATTTGCTGGATATGAGAATACTTCCCGTGTGTTGTATATAATATAATAGTCAAGACATTTTCGACATCAGAACACGGCTTTTGCAGGATAACCTTGTTGTACGACCGGTTTATTCGATGACCATCATTCCGGGACTGGTTTTCCAGTTGGCATTTCATTCAGGGCCAGCGATATGCCGGCTTGTTGGTCGCTTTCAACCAGACTGGGTCATTGCGCAGGATATATGTACATATGTCGtcgctactccgtacatagaAAGCAAATCAACCAACCATCCTTCGCAGCGCCCGCAAGGCTCGTTTGACGGCTTAAAGCGCTCTCGGACGAAATGCCCATTATTAGCACAGAGCTTGACTGATTATCCCGAGATCCAGAGTCCCAAGGATCTTAGACCGAGTTAGAGTTCAGCCAAATTGGATATCCGCCCCATCGCGTGCGGGATGGTTGGGACCGCGAGGCGAGCGGAAAAGTGACGACTGGCGAAGGTATCCCTCAAAGCCCGATGGAGCCCTGGATTTTGGGGCAGATTCCTCAGTCCGTCGAGTCACCCCCTGAACTTTCAGTGTGGTGGGATTCAGAACCGATCCCGTTCCGAGAGCTGGCTCCGAACCGACTAACAGCGCAATCTATCCACTTTAAAAGTCGAAGTCTCGCGGTCCCTTCGTTGTTGCTGGGACACATCGACGTCAAATGATTACTGAGTGATTTGAAATCGATATAATATAATTGACTCGTTGACTATCTCAAAACAAGAGTAAACCAACTAACTAACGGAGCAACCATCCGGAGCCTTTCCCGCCATTGCTCAGCCTCGCGAGAGAAAAAGCCGCGCATCCGACGCGGAGGTGAGAGCATTAACCGACACAAACCAAGCTGATTGACGACGATGGGATCGGACATGAGGCCCAAGGTCCTCTTGCTGGGGAAAATCGACCAGTAGGTTGAACTAGTTGCCCTCATGCCTCCGAAATGCAGCCGTGATCTAGATCACGAAGTCTCAGATGCCTGCTTGCTCGGCAACATGCTTCTACCCATGTCGATTTAAGTCTCGACTAACTTTAAGATCATCGCAGCGCGCACACCGAGTGGAACGCGCTTTCGGACCTCGCAGATCTGATTGAACCGCGATCCACGAACCGGGAAGACTTTATTGAAGAATGTCGCAGTGGCGGCCTCGATGGCGTCCTCGTTGCGTATCGAACCTTCGGGTCCGTGAGCATCACCGGTCTGATAGATGAGGAATTAGTGAACGCCTTGCCCAAATCCATGAGATTTCTCGCCCACTGTGGTATGTGATAATTGATATTTCCCTctgagatttttcttttccctcctcCAAAGTGATATCTTTCTCTCTCGACTATCTTTGGCCCCGAGTCACTTGGCTCCCTTCATTTATCGTACTTTACCATCATATCTGTTCACGTTATTCAGTGAATTCATACAGGTGCCGGATATGATCAGATCGATGTGCATGCATGCAGTGCTCGTTCTCCACCACTGCTTGTCTCCAATGTCCCAACAGCCGTGGATGATTCCACGGCCGACGTAAATATGTTTCTGATAATCGGCACTTTACGAAATTTTAACACGGGAATGCAAGCCCTACGAGAGGGTAAATGGAAAGGAAAACCTCTGCCTGCCTTGGGACACGATCCACAAGGGAAGACGCTCGGCATCCTAGGCATGGGAGGCATCGGAAGGAATTTAAAGAAGAAGGCTGAGGCATTTGGGATGAAAATTATCTACCACAATCGTAGAAAATTGAGCGAGGAGCTTTCCGACGGGGCGGAATACGTCTCTTTCGATGAATTGCTGGCACAAAGCGATGTTCTGAGCTTAAACTTACCTTTGAATGTAGGTGTCGGGGCGACCCTGTTTGGAGACACTGCACGGCAATCGTGCAGTCGTGTTGCTCTCTTGTCAACGATTCGTGTTGAGCTCATGGCTAATTTTACGTATATAGAAAAACACCCAGCATATTATCGGTGCTCCCGAGTTCGCCAAAATGAAAGACGGCATCATCGTGGTCAACACTGCTCGCGGCGCCGTCATGGATGAGGAAGCACTTGTCCAAGCGCTAGACTCCGGCAAAGTTCTCTCAGCCGGTCTCGATGTTTTTGAAGATGAGCCTAATGTGCATCCTGGACTGCTACGAAATCCTAACGTCATGTTGGTGCCGCATATGGGTACCTGGTCTGTCGAGGTGAGTCAAATGCCACCCTCTTCCAACTGGCGCTTTCTAAGCACCTGCTCTGACCCTTATCACCCCTCAGACACAAACCGCGATGGAGGAATGGGCAATGGATAACATCCGGCGAGTGCTTGAGACAGGAAAGCTGAAGTCACCTGTTCCAGAACAGGCTGATATGTAGCTCTGGACTTTCATATTAATGGGAAAAATcgcctttttcctttcttttttttttccttttttttttttttaaaggTTGGGTGGCTCTCACCCCGACATGCATTCGAAGGGTTATAAATCTGAATAGAGGCTGGACTGTAGAGAAAGAACAGATCATAAGGGGGAGTTAAGAGAGCACTTCCATATATTTATGGGCTAATATATTTATCCTTGAATTATTTTTATACATGGAATGATTTGTCTAAtaacagaaaaagaatttTTATTGATAGTCTCTAGTATAATTACGCTGTGGCTTTGGTATAGGGTGATTGAGAGAGCCGGTTTTTTGCTCCAAATAAGCGATTATTAGGAGTCAGCTACATCCATAAAGACGCCTAAGACATTTGGGTTGAGCGCACCCAATCTAAGGGAAACTTGAAAGGTATTCAAATTCATATTCTTGGGAGAGAACTGAGGTGTTACTAACCTCAAGCTAACATATGGTATGGTCTAGAAGGGAGTCTTAAAAACGTGGAAGAAGAGCTTTCACGGCATGGAAATCGTAAGGAAGCCAAACCATCCTCGCGCAAAACGCCAATTATCTGCTTTCCCATGCATGTGTACCCTTCCCTACTTTTTTATGGCTGATTTCAAAGCCCGGGAAAGACGCCGAGTCATCCCTAAAAATTAACCAGAACGCCACCTCGTGAAACGAGTCACCGAATGATACATGGTGTTAAGCCCAGATTCCCATCCAACGCCGTATGAATCGCTGGGCTCGGAAATTACATATTTTCGGGCTTCTCCCACCATCTGAGAAGCTGCGCGCAGAGCCGTCTAATTACTTGGTTGGTTGCCTTTCCATCCCTTTCTTCTTCGATAAATTTAGTAGCTACATATAGCTTCGCCGATACGTCCTTCTCATCAGTCGAGGGAGGCAGATTTTTGACCTTTCGTGGCTGAAACCGGGATATATGACGAATAACCGCAATCGAGTAGACAACATCGCGATTCTCTATCATATCCAGATGCGCGCGGGCGTCCATCAGCGCAAGGTCGCGTAGTACATTGCATTCTGGCATATCGTCAGTGATGACGAGATATTGACCGATGGCATCCCAAAATTTCATTTCACTGCGTTTGAGCTGTTGCGCAAGCCCGGTGGGGACCCAAGTCGAATCGTCCCCAGCATATTCCGGTGCAGAGGTGGGGTTGGTCCTTAGCGTGACTCCGGTGACCAACGCTTCTAAGACCTTCAAACGATTAACGGCCAGGGTGAGTTCAGGGTCTTCCGGGACGATTTTGCCATCCGAATTCGTGTTTTGAGCTTGAGCTTCACGGCAAAGAGCCATTGTGTCCCAGATGATTCGAGATTCCCGGCTTTCCATGGCTGGAACACATTCGGGATTTGTAGTCCATTTCTTTTCCATAAAGCTATCCAGGAATGTGGAAACCTGGGCCAGGAGACTTTTATTGGCAAGCAGGAAGTGACGGGCGTTGGCTTCGAACCAGTGCGTTTCTAGAAAGACATCGACACATACTGCGTAGGCCATGAAGAAATTCGCACATTCTTCTATGCGAGTTGGCGGTAGCTCCAGCTTCTCTGGAAGAGGGCCCGGCTGGCCGCTCATCGTCAACAGGTCATCGATCTTTATCTGATGCACTACCAGGGGTATTAGCTAGATCCAAGAGCTGAGAAACGTGGGTTTGACCTACATTCGAGACTGCGGCACTCCGGAATAGCGTTCGCCATGAGTAAGTGTTCGTAGCTTTCTTGGGTGGCCGGGACACTAGGGGATCGTACGGCCGCGGCTGCGGCGGCGGCGGAGTTGACGTTAGAGCTTTGGTTAAACTGCTCTGTCGCTGGAGACGTGACTTGTGGAGATGGGGTAGGGACGGACGGAGAGTGGGACGGAGGCCCGGATACCGGGTGAGAGGCGACAGGAGGTGCTGGTGCGGATTGCGGTACCTGCGGCGGCGCTGAGACTTGGAAGGAAGTCTGGGAGGGCGCTGGTTGGATAGCTGAAGGCCCTGGCTGCGATCTAAAGACGGGATCGTATCCAAGGCATTCGCGTTTGCTTTTCTCGCAGTTCCGGCAGATGGGGTGTCTTTCGTCACACTAGATAGCAGTAGCGACGTAAGCTTCCATCGAGTCAATTGTCGGGAAATTCTACCCggacagaaaagaaagaatcaaatAGCTTTCTCAGGCAGGACGACAGCCAGGGACAAAGTGTGTAGCTTAGTGAAAGCTTGCGGGAGTTAAGGTCTGGTTGGTGGAGGGGCATCTGGCGCCCCGAGTCACCCGCTTTTTAAGCGAGCTTCATTGCGGGGAGGAAGAACattatttttttatatattctGGCAGAACCCGCGAAACGAACAACGATAACGCCAAATCAATCGTCGCACCATGTGGCTACAAATGCAAAACTGACGGGGATTACTTACCTTAATTCTGCGCTTTCTGCAGGTCAGGCATCCAGTCTTCGTTCGTCGCTTGACGTCCTTTTTCCCCATGCGGTTTCCAGCGGGCATCCCGCCGCCATCGCTGATCATCTCGAATCCTTCGGGACTTTGCGAATTCGCAGGCAGCTCTGAATAGTATCCGGCTATTGGTTGCGACGATATCGCCATGGGGATCGTTCCCATGTGCATCTGCGGGTTCGGCGGCGCCGGCGTAGGTGGAACATGACTGTTGATCGGGTTGGCAGGCAGTAGGCTCGACTGGGTTGATGGAGGCAAGTTATTCGGAGTGGATATTGGCGGAAGCGGTAGTTGTTGCTGTTGATTCGGTGGCTGTGGAGGATTCACCTGTTGCGGAGCGCCCGCCGGAGCTTGAGATGGGATAGGAGGAGGTGGATAAGTATGTGACGGAGGCTGGGACGATGGCGGAGCTGGAGCAGGGATAGAAACTGGAGTTGAGTTCGGCTGGTATGGAGGAATAGGCTGCTGAGTCGGTGTTGATGCGACGGGTGCGTTCGCCATTTCCACATCTCGTGAAGCCTTTGCCGGGTTTGGCGGCGCTGGGACCGCCGGATGGGCCTGCATTGTTTCCGCCATGGCGATATAACGAATTGAATAAACCCAAAATGTTTTCCAAAGCTACCACATTAACCGCCCCGTTGCGGCTCTACCACGGAGATTCAGCCGTTACACCGCAGCATCAGCGGTTGACCTTCGACCAGGATGCGGAACGGGGCAAAACCCCAGTAAGAAATACCGACGCCAGTGATACCGTCGTAGATGAGATATATAACTTCAAAACTACAAGAGTTAGCCAGGATCTCCAACATTAAAGCCCAATGCGCAGAGTAAATCAAGCAGAAGATGGAATGCGACACCGGCACCAATTAGCCAGCGATCCGTAgctgctttcaaaagacCTGCACAGCTCCGAAACAACCACAATAGTAATCGCACTAGCTAGCACATTTTTAATCTAATGGGATTTTGGGCGTCCTCTTGGGGGTCCCACAGTGTAGACGGAGCTGTTGTCAGAATGTCAAGTTGCAGCAAGGCACCTGAGCTTCCTACTTTATTCCCAGTATTCCATCACCACGGTGAGGACGCTGCAGCGATCagaaaacaaacaaaaagcACTCACAAGATCAGTCCGAAACACCTGTAGTTTAGTATGGTGCTGATAGGATATCGCGTCGATTTCACCCTTCTCCAGCCTTTCTAATAAAAGAGTTTGCCTATTCCTGTGTTTTCCCGTACGTGCAACAAAGGCGCTACGATAATGGGACCAAAAGAGATTGAAATATCAATGTATActtatatatttcttttttgaaaaaaaaaaaaaaattagaaAAATCTTTACAGCTGCAGAAGTTTTGCAAGGGATTTGGTTGAGCTGTCAGGGAAACGGTGAGTGGCAATTGATGCCAAGCTTAGTGCTTCAAAGTGAAGGACAGTTTTTGGAGTCGTGAATTCCCGAGATACCTTAACAGCAAACAGCTCAGGAGGAGATTGAGGAAAGCCATGGATAACttcaagattttgatttATAATAGGATACAGTGAATGCCTATCAAAAGGAATGAGGTACTCCATATTTAGCTAGCAATGACTCGGGTCATGACCTAATCTTGAGCTGTTCGGCCAGCACAACAGTTCGATCTTTTTGAATCCAGGAACATTCG
This window harbors:
- a CDS encoding uncharacterized protein (BUSCO:332036at4751~EggNog:ENOG410PFDS~COG:L~BUSCO:10716at33183) is translated as MAKPPVAVVCVGMAGSGKTTFMQRINSHLYSKHQPPYVVNLDPAVHSVPFESNIDIRDSINYKEVMKQYNLGPNGGILTSLNLFATKVDQILSILEKRTLADPAQSPTAKQFRHILVDTPGQIEVFVWSASGSILLESLASSFPTVIAYVIDTPRTSSTSTFMSNMLYACSILYKTKLPMILVFNKTDVKDAEFAKEWMSDFEAFQAALRQEEEGGAFGGAEGGVGGMGGGSGYMGSFLNSMSLMLEEFYRHLSVVGVSSMTGQGIDEFFQAVEEKRKEFDRDYKPELDKKRAEREKEKESRREVELGKLLQDMNVSGSKKADEPETVSDIEEESDTDEDEETAGPSDRRDDANLSQRYKKALAESSEAGNEDGSFTRYIRSGNI
- a CDS encoding uncharacterized protein (EggNog:ENOG410PHHX~COG:S~BUSCO:4039at33183), coding for MTLEDFERELAESQQEREKRERRREKHGERNRDRDRDRDRDRERRSYREKNEHKDRERERDRDKNGDRSRHHSDRPHHHHSSRHRSNHSDSEHAHKHKRSRHHSSSNADDGERSRKRRLRHDSRDERDEERSKEHRDPGLVLQEEPSKLQRDAWMEAPSALEVDYVQRRQQKPPSPRAKMLQADFEYKLHEKELNRHLHDLQEDDPERAAVEQPAEHEVDYTFGDSGSHWRMTKLKAVYRQAEEEGRKLEEVAIERYGDLRSFDDAREEEIELGRRDRLGNGYVGKIKPNGDLYQERKLEMGVSRDEGATMQGEEIETTLHEERMETNPPSQSTKPLDSTALNRLKAQMMKAKLRGSSNAADLEAQYNAAVAAAANRKESDVVVLGVMENRMLAGHRAEVKAVESKRGRERGLVQENEDMSIEDMVREERRTRGQAGGEGMRFAERIAKDAKFDNDLEYMDENAAKLAKRVQKSELNIKNTAINEFQKMNRILDNCPLCYREDTETPPIAPVVSLATRVYLTLPTEPELSEGAACIVPIQHRTNLLECDDDEWEEIRNFMKCLTRMYHDQGREVIFYENAARPQQRRHATMEVVPLPYSLGETASAFFKEAILSADEEWTQHKKVIDTLAKSRQGLGKLAFRRTLAKEMPYFHVWFELDGGLGHIVEDGNRWPRGDLFAREIIGGMLDLEPDVIKRQGRWQKGGDRRVEGFKKRWKKFDWTRVLAAE
- a CDS encoding uncharacterized protein (EggNog:ENOG410PFMM~COG:C), whose translation is MGSDMRPKVLLLGKIDHAHTEWNALSDLADLIEPRSTNREDFIEECRSGGLDGVLVAYRTFGSVSITGLIDEELVNALPKSMRFLAHCGAGYDQIDVHACSARSPPLLVSNVPTAVDDSTADVNMFLIIGTLRNFNTGMQALREGKWKGKPLPALGHDPQGKTLGILGMGGIGRNLKKKAEAFGMKIIYHNRRKLSEELSDGAEYVSFDELLAQSDVLSLNLPLNKNTQHIIGAPEFAKMKDGIIVVNTARGAVMDEEALVQALDSGKVLSAGLDVFEDEPNVHPGLLRNPNVMLVPHMGTWSVETQTAMEEWAMDNIRRVLETGKLKSPVPEQADM
- a CDS encoding uncharacterized protein (EggNog:ENOG410PJQ9~COG:S~BUSCO:5052at33183), whose translation is MAETMQAHPAVPAPPNPAKASRDVEMANAPVASTPTQQPIPPYQPNSTPVSIPAPAPPSSQPPSHTYPPPPIPSQAPAGAPQQVNPPQPPNQQQQLPLPPISTPNNLPPSTQSSLLPANPINSHVPPTPAPPNPQMHMGTIPMAISSQPIAGYYSELPANSQSPEGFEMISDGGGMPAGNRMGKKDVKRRTKTGCLTCRKRRIKCDERHPICRNCEKSKRECLGYDPVFRSQPGPSAIQPAPSQTSFQVSAPPQVPQSAPAPPVASHPVSGPPSHSPSVPTPSPQVTSPATEQFNQSSNVNSAAAAAAAVRSPSVPATQESYEHLLMANAIPECRSLELHQIKIDDLLTMSGQPGPLPEKLELPPTRIEECANFFMAYAVCVDVFLETHWFEANARHFLLANKSLLAQVSTFLDSFMEKKWTTNPECVPAMESRESRIIWDTMALCREAQAQNTNSDGKIVPEDPELTLAVNRLKVLEALVTGVTLRTNPTSAPEYAGDDSTWVPTGLAQQLKRSEMKFWDAIGQYLVITDDMPECNVLRDLALMDARAHLDMIENRDVVYSIAVIRHISRFQPRKVKNLPPSTDEKDVSAKLYVATKFIEEERDGKATNQVIRRLCAQLLRWWEKPENM